The Vespa velutina chromosome 15, iVesVel2.1, whole genome shotgun sequence DNA window TCACCCgacggctctctctctctctctctctctctctctcactctttttctctctttctttctctctctctctttctcaccgaAAGAGCGAAGTTTACGCTCGCGGAATTAAGCCGCGGCTCGCTACTACACGAGGCCAGACCGAATAAGAGCTCCTACTGCTACTGCTTCTGTTATACCTACTACTCACTTGAGTAGGGActtgaagaagaagtagaagtagaagtagaagaagaagaagaagaagaagaagaaggcttTGGACGAAGGCGAGATTAAGGCGATATTTAAAGGAGCGAAGCCAAGTTTCACTTCCGGTTACCAGTTCCACCCAAAACCCAAAACCCCGAATCCCCAACTCTCAACTCCCACTCCCCATCTCTTACCCTATACTCTCACCCTATCCCTCTTCACGTCTTTCTGAGGGTTGCTTTCTAACGCTTACCTCTGCTAACTCGTAACTCTTCGAAAGGCCTAGGCCAAaaatgggggggggggggaaggggaattcgttttatcgttGGATATAATTCCTCCTCGCGACAACAGCACGCCAACTCGAATGACTGCCAAGATTCCTTTCTGAAGAAAACctgatacattatttatttctttcgatattcttcattttttctttttctacttttttttttttttttttttttttttttttttttttttttttttttttttttttttttttttttttcctctattggATGTTactgtatgtatttacatagtACGTGGTACAATTTACGCATGCATGCGTGTACGTAATATCCAATAAAACACGGATAatggagaaataaataaaaataaatataatatatattatctcatATACAATGTCCTATTGAATTAACGATTTGGTAAtggaaatttgtaaaatattcgataatctatcgcgattaataattaatttggaaaaataaatgaacccGTTGTTGTTAGACATTCCGATGATAATCTAATTTGTAAACGTATACGTTAGAGATAGTTGTTcgataatgtttaattaaattgaccGATTGTTAACtacaattgtaatattttataatcgatcgaaatgaattattaatttggaaaaataaatcaacttGGTTAATGATCGTCGTCGATGATAATCTAATTTATGTGTACGTATCTGTTAAACGGTATTGAATAATGTCCGTAATCAATTAATGATTGACGATCACAATTGTAATATTCTTCGATGATCTGTGATACCATTTGATGATTAaattgaacgaaaaagaaaaatgaaataaaataaattgaatccTTTAAGTGAAGATCCAAAGTATATCTTTTaaacaatgttaaataatatcatttaatttaacgattaattaatacaaattgcaattgtaatatttaatgctcgatcagaattaattaattaattaaagtattgctataaagtaacaaataatttcgtttcatCTTTCTATCGTTTTAACGTTCTTCTATGAGAATCGAAAAACTATATTTCTTAGACGAACTAATATTATGGacttaattgaaaatattaacgagaagattagaattaaaatatgttataatttgatcgtaataaatgatataaattaaaaagaaaaatatggtgATCTTCATTTGAAGAGAATacaatattgatttatattaattctaatacgatgtatatacacatacatatatttctatcgatCTATATCCTTGTAAGAAGGTTGAACTTGTAAACAAcgttgtattataaaatatttgattcagctaaaaaaaaaataagaaaaaaaaaaaaaaaaaaagaaaatacaaaattttctaaCCTATCGTCATAAATGATCGagtctgaaaaaagaaaaaaaaaaaagataaataaataaactttcgTCCGAccataatacgtatataatatattcatatacatgtatattcttcttttcttctgtgattatatttttatcagtcAATGTCCTTGTGTAAATATCGAATGTATAAACGTTGTACTTAAAAAATGTTAACCAATATCacgtattataattaataaactaaCTATTAGAATTGAAtgaatcaatcgatcgataacgAGCTTTATCGGAAGCCACGTGGTGGTGGAAATAGGCCGTACAATTGACTCATGCAATAGATCCATTATTGCGGGGAGAATTATACTCTATGGGTGCTCTCGCATTTACGtccattattataaattaatttatgtaaatatatctatatatatatatatatacatatgtatataatcgcatattatcgtaattattatcaatacgGATAAATAAaactgtaataattaattttacgatcgataatgaattatttcgatcgatatattcaatcaatttttaataaatcatttaaattaaaaatagtatgaagattaattcgtttattattattgttattattattattattagtattattattattgttattatataagtaaatcTATACCGAATTTctatattcaattataaataataaagattcgaaagaatgaatgcattattataaatccAAAGAAGTACAAAATccaattgtatattatacgtTCACGATTTTGTTCGTACGAATTGtttatatgaaaaaggaagaagaaaaaagaaaaaaaaaaagaaaaaaaaaaataaagagagaaagaaaaatcaaaacaaaaaaataagaaaaaagaagaacaatcTCACGAAAGAATaagattattgttataatgaaACAATCCATTGTCCAAGTCAAAACTATGAATGATCGTGAATTATAATGTCGATTATGAAcgtattaatatgtattaaaattctttagataaaaaaatcgatgtATCGTTCAACGAATgcgttataaaagaaaattcaaattcaagataattataaaatttggatATTTACGTGTTATAACGATCGGCACGTCAATTGATAAAGTAATgatcacatatgtatatcctaTAACGTAATATCCACGTACGATCGATACCAGTTTACGAATCTACTTTAACAGTTCGCGGTTTGTAGGAAAATTGATAATGAGCGTGCACCATTACCGGGCTTGCATCAATTATCGAAGCTTACTactaaagagagatagagagagaaagagagagagagagagagttactACATTTAGTTCGGTGTTACGACGTTAAATCGACTTTGAAAATCGACTATGGGGAAAATTATCAGAGCTTAAAGCTAAACTTTTCACCATAACGAAAAACTAACACCACCACCGCCATCCTCCTCTTATCTATTTAGTTATCTCCTacctttacttcttcttcatcgttcCCTTTCATCTTCGTTGCTCCTTCGATCGTATTATAAGAGGAACCCTTAAAGCGATTATAAGGCAAGGCTGTTATGAGGCGAATAATATGGATGAACGAGAATGTGAATATAGTGGTCCTGATTCTCgtgaaataattaagaaaaagaaagaaattaaaaaaaaaaaagagaaaaaaataataatgactaaGCCGAAACCTTTTTTCTTGGCTAagtcgaaatgaaattatttaatgaattacgATTCGTAGaaggaggggagaaaaaaaaaaaggaaagaaagaaaagaaagaagaaaaatatccattCGTCGTTATGATATCATTTGGAtgaaaaaatttggaaaatttcgAGAAACTAGgtaatcgatttatcgaaatcgataaacgaaatttttcattggattcataaagaaagagagagagagagagagagagagagagacaaggaaatagatatatagaaattatatcgaacgaaattGCCAACGAAAGATCGTAATATCaaatcaattttctctctctctttctctctctcttttttttcttttctttttttacttttctttctttcctttttttttttttttttttacagatatcGACTCGTATCAACTGATTGTGTGAGTTCATTAATAACGAATTCTCCAGCtgacaaaatgaaaattcgtaTCGTTCGTATCATATTTTGCGAAATAACACGACAGAACTAtgaatacgtacatacatacatacatacatacatacatacatacgtacgtacgtaggtatGTAGATTGATTTGTACGATGTATGTACTCTTTACGTGGGCGTACATACCTGTATGTATGTGGGTAGTTGTGTGGGTGTATTTGAACATGTTCGTAATATCAAGAACTTCGTTTTTTATTCCGTTTATAGTATCTACAGATTACATTCAGTTTGAGAGGGACGTACTTTTCAgtacatttctcttttcaccaCAGTGTaactatatgtacatatacaggTATAGAGACATTTCTCTGTgttcgtatgtgtgtgtatgtgtatgtgtgtatgtgtgtatgtatacgtacttACATTATGTTACAAGAGTCTAAAAGTTTAGAAAGGAATCGCTCTCGAAACGAAACGTCGACGAAATTAAGACCACTCGGAGTGTTCGGGTTCGGAAaactttttccttcccttaAAAAGCTCACTTTTCTtccacatctctctctctctctctctctctctctctctctctctctctctctctctctctctctctctctatctatctatctttctctctgtcgctGTCGCtgttgctctttttctttctttatttctttctttctttctttctttctttatttctttcatttgatgTTTCTCTCACaactcttcgtttttcttcttcctcgtacGTTCTAAATATCTACTCGTCACGgccaaaaaatatatcttattatctcaagtatctacacacacacacacacacacacacatatatatatatatatgtatatatatatattatttctttttttcttttttcgaacgcgatctacaatttatttacaatggaCTTTTAAACGTCACTTATGTTCTTCACATAAaacgatgaaataatttatgaacGAGACTTgcgtaaattcttttttcttttcttattcttttttgtttctttccatTCAAAGTTTCTTTGAatggagaaataataatagagaaaagaaaacggaacAAAGATGAAAGCAATAATTATGTCCACCTtgtgaagaaatatttttcggaATAAGCACGAAATATTGTTTAGACACGTTTATAacgtgataaaaaagaaaaaaaaaaaaaagaaaaaaaaaatgaaataagaagaaaaagaaaaaagctgtATCATCCCTTATGAATTAATTCTATCGAGAGAggtcaaaaataatattataaatataatttaatacgaCGTACGTGCGTCCTTTTgtcaaacgaaaaataaactGAGACGAAAGGCACAGAAATTTGTAATGTCGAGTATCTCTGatcgtgaatatttttttttttttctttttttttcttttttttcaaggaagaaaataaaaacgaaaagagagaaaaaagaagtaaagacaaaaaaggaaaagaaggggagaaaggaaaaaagggtgAGAATTAaatctcgattttttttttttttttttttttttttttccccacgcATAACAAAGTGAAAAATCACGTGACAATCGCGAAACCTCACAAGTTCGTTAGAAAGTTCGTCGAAAAGCACAGAGACGTTCGTTGAGTTGAAGAAAGAACTCAACTCTGACCGGAAGGGAAAAGTTCACGGACGATTTCTTTCGGAGAAATACTTTCGACTCTTCGAATCCTCCCCCGAAACAAATTTAACGAGCGTGCGAATGAGAAATTCGTGAAAACTTTTACGAAAtctggtctctctctctctctttctctctctctctctctctctctctctctctctctctctttctttctgtctcctcCAAAAGAATTTGGAAGTttgaagataagaaaatgagAGGAAAAGTAGTGAAAGCACTTCATTGTCTCTTGACTATCATAGTGGTATGATAACATCAATATAGAATTGTTTCTTCGTCCTTAtcgcataatattttttttctttaaaaaagaaaataatgtacgATAGATcgaggggaaaagaaaatgaatcgaagaagaaacgtgaaagaaagaagaagaaaaaaaacgagtgtcggaaaaaaaaaacaaaaagaaaaaaagaagaaaataacgagCACGAAATAATCCGAGAACACTAAcgatacgaaatatatatatatatatatatatataataagaaataatatatttataaatatattattatttatatactatatattatataaatatattatataatataatatatttatgaaggAATTAAAACGAACGTGTAAGAAGATAAATTAGCGTCGAGATCAAATGAGTCTATCATCGTGTTCGATCGTATCCGTATGCATCTTGGCACCATTAGTAAAGTTTCGTTGTTCCTCCTTGAGAATTCCCGTAGGACAGGAAGGTCTGTGTCTTCTTCTCGGTGGCGTAGGAATATCCTTggatttttttatctcaaacGAATCCTCATGACTTTTACTTGGCATATTCGATGAATTAGATCTCTCATTTATCGTACTATCGTATCTATTGACAatagtttcatttttttctgacGAATCCTTTTCTTCCCAGGCACAAAATGACACCtttcttcgattattattattattattattattattattattattattattattattactattattattattattattactattagatGATATTTTCGGTTTTAATATATCATCCAATGAAACCGATAAACGTTCCTTAGAATTAATCTTCTCGAATTTGAtcaatttcgtttcgttctcttcgtttttaaaTGACGACAATGTTCCATTGTCAGTATCATTATCTTCcttatccatatatatattttcgtttttaacatTCTCTTGatcattttgttctttctccaACATGTCCGATAATGCAACTTCTAATTCGGTCAAACTCGGTGTCATCGAACTAAAGTTACTACCATCGGCAGCGGCGGTGGCGGCTTCCTCCTTTAAAACCTCCTTTAATAATGTCAAATGTTCGTTTTCGGACATATTgtcagattttattttattttctggaCTAGGCGGTGGGgttttcatcattttcaaaTCTCTCTCATcgtattcgattaatttatccTTATAATTTATCAACGTATCCTCCGATATCGTATCAATTATCTCACTTTTATCACTTCGACGTAATTCCTTCGTTTCGCAAGACACCTCATCGGGATCATTTGGTTCGCTCTCGTTCGATAAACTCCTACCGAATATCATCATTCTCTTTGAATTAGAACGAAGATCGATATCTTCTGAATTTTCCATCTTTCTATTTGATCCTGAAACGTCGACCTCGATTGTATctgttaaatagaaaaataaaaaagcttcCTAATGGTACAAACTAAAGTCACGTATCAATCTAATCCTTGTTCTATTATTCTACGAACGAAATTCAATTCTTAGAATAACATTCGTTTAATTCAATACCCGAAcgggaaaatatttttatcgcaaTTGACGATCTTATctattgtttatctttttctttgttgaggagggagagagggagggagagagggagtgggACGTTGAACGAAATGAACGATTTCgtcgatgaaaagaaaaaagaaaaaacaaaaaaaaaaaaaaaagaaagaaagaaaagatacctgaataaaaaagattgctCTGATTCAAGCAAAATGATGATTCTCTGCACATTGACGGTCGATCTGGTTTCggtatttctttcgattcttcTTGTGGgtatctaaatataaaattgaaagaaatcaaaaaaaaaaaaaaaaaaacaaaaaaaaaaacaaaaaaaaatcaaaagaaattatcatcACAAAAATCAAATCTTATCTTATACGAACCTGTCCCGTTCTCGTAgattttcatcaattttaGAATCCTCATGAACGAACTCTATTGGTTTCCCAAAGGAGATTGGCTTTTCCAATTCGTTCGTATTTTTACGTGTCGGCTGAAAATCTACTACGTCATGATCTGATATACCTGAACGCTgaacaatgaaataaagaaattttacgtTTGGGATATAAATTTGTAGATATTAAAAGTgacttaataaataaatcgtacgtataattattttccaaaataaaaataatatcagttATAAGTATTCAAtgataatcaatgaaatttgatAAGAACTGACAATTCGTTCCATCCtcttttctataattattttcaaattataattatcctaTAGTATGTAAAATTtgtctgcatatatatatatatatatatatatatatatatatatatatatatacgtatcattaaaaaaaaaaaaaaaaaaaaaaaaaaaaaaaaaaaaaaaaaaaaaaaaaaaaaaaaaattattgaaataatctaTTAGAATTGATAAATCCAAATGGATATTGATAGAATACGATGAAATGTCGTACTAAATtcaaatatcgatttattctaTTCCTCATAGTTATATAATACCTCAAGGGGTCTCTGCCTGTGGTTCAATTCGCAATTACCAATGTCACCAAGGTCCCAATCCTCCAATTTACTCGGATCGTACTTCAAGAATTCAGTCTTGGCATTGGTATCACTGCAAGGTAGCTTTCCATCTGGTACCTGATACTCTGATAGATTCTCAGTACTTCCATGATGTTGAATATAGTCCTCTAATCGGATACTCGTTTTCTATCGAATCAAAAGGATCcatctcttttataattaattcgtacatatatttatccataataaataaatatatatatatatatgatgctCTTATGTCGTTCAATAttagatatagaaatattctctctctctctcatatctcaaaaaaaaaaaaaaattgaaaaaaagaagtaaagctCGATCGCATACAAGATCGAGGCTTACGTTAAAATGTGAAATTAGATTTTTTCAACGGGAATAACCACTACGTAATAATTCAAATCGATAGGTTTGAAAGAATAGGGATGATAGGATGAACTCCGATAATTGGGTGGAAGagagtatttttattaaagcgAGGAATAAAGATGAAGTAATAAAGAGgaatatagagagagagaggaggaagagggaagaagaagaagcaaaaaaaaagaatgagagagagagagagagagagagagagagagagagaaagagagaaagagaatgtaaaagagaaacgacgaaggggaaagaaaatgaagggggaaaagaaaaaaacaaaaaagaattaaaaaaagaattaagaaaaaaaaaacgaaaaagaagagtaagaagaagaagaagaagaaagaaacctGTGAGAAAGGTAGAAGGAAGGATTCGACCGGAAGAGATCCTGTGCTGCTCCTGACGGGTCTCCTCGatcttattttctcgttctccCTTATCCCTTCGcccttctctttccccttttccttGGTCCTTTTCGTCGCGTGTCTACCTACGTCCAACTCGTCGTAATTTGGAAGGCTAACGGTGCTGTAGTTCTTTGGTCTGACATTAACCTCCATTATTTTAGCATCTATCGTTGTAGAATCGTCAATATATCGATTATGTATAAATTCCTTGGTCCTTTTACGAATATCCTCATGTCTATTAGGAGTCGATGAGTCCTTAGTATCACGGCCATTAacgaatttttcatattcgtcgttaatattatcattgttgacgccatcatcgtcatcttcatcatcatcatcatcgtcattatcatcatcatgaaTATCAACAGTCATAGGCATTTTATGTTGATTAAAACTTTTCGATGTCTTCCTATCGTTGTGGGACAACAACCTTTTGCCGGAAACCACGTCGCTCGATATTATTCTTCCGGTACCGTTAACCTGTCGAAGGGAAAATCGATGGGTGTGCGGTCGTTAACGAGCACTTTGGATTGGATTTATCGATCACGGAAGAAGTTACTTTTGGCCATTCGATTGGCCAATTATTGGCCACAGGACAAGCGCACTAGGCTctatgtctgtctctttctctctctctctatctccccccccccccttcctcttgcgctttcattctctctatctctatctctatctctatctctatttctatctctatctatctatctatcggtTCTTCACTAAACGATCCCATTTACGTTTAACCAAAATTGCCACTTATAATACCTCGCTAATACTCGCCTTGTGCTCGTATATCTCCTTCGTCCTTCTACCCTCAGGCATTACACCCTTTGAATATTCGTTCACCCGTAAATCTCTCGTTCCATTCGTCTGACTTCGGAAGGTACTAACTTGATCGTGTGACTGTTCGCGACATCCACCAACGACATCGTCCATCGTCGCATAATCGTCAACCAACGTTCTAGGTGAGTTACTCATTACCGATGAATATAACGGCTCCTCGTTTGAATCTACGTGACGCAAATTGCCGCTCGTTTTCTCTATGATTTCGTCTGGTTTTGGTGGCAATGGTCTACCTCTGTTTCGCTTCTTTCGTCTTGGCGGTGGCACCGGTGTCACGTCTTTCAAATTATTCGAACCTAAatcatttaatgaatattaaaaaaaaaaaaaaaaaaaaaaaaaaaaaaaaaaaaaaaaaaaatcgatccaTTTAATTGTGTCTATTGGGGATGTAGAACATCCCCTTTCCTGGAcgcctctccccccccccctggACCGTCATGGATCAATTTCAAGCTCAATTTCAaccaaaatgaaaatattacgattctttttaaggttgataatattttttttttttttttttttttttttttttttttttttttctttttttgtcgttgAGATCATCGAACTCATTGATTGTTACTTATGTGTAGAAGATACACGAAATGGAATCAAGTGAATTTAAAGGgattcgttaaaataaaaatttttcaattatagagatatataataacttatacaggataaaaatattcgtaaagaTCGTAAAGatcttatcgttttattcATTGAATATATGAAATGGCATTCAATGGAAaacaaatcgaatcgaataaattcgatgaaataaaatttaaatcgaaatatataaataaatcgaacgatCAATGAgatcagaagaaaaaagggaaggaaaagagaagattttttttttgtccgccaataaaaattataattcgtttctcgaaaataaatgttaataacttATCCGTTTatcgtgcgcgcgcgcgcgcgcgcgtaggTGTCGTGTTAAgaataaggaataaaaagaaaaaaaaaaaaaaataataataataataaaaaaaggagaaaaaaggaaaagcaaagaaaaaaaaaaagaagaagaaaagaaagaaagaagagaaaaagaaagacaaaaggaaaagactgATTCTTACGAATAGACGTGGGAGTAGTCGTAGGTGGGTAAAGATTCGTGTCGATGGTCAAGTTGGTGAGAACCGAGTTAGCTCTCGGTGTACTGGGTACCTCCAAGTTGACGTCCACCCAATCGCTCGGTTGAAAGGGTCTGTCGACTGAGTCGATGCTTCTGCCCCTTGTGAGGACATCTCTGGGTGGTGAACCAGCATATCCAATCTCGGAGCTGTCGgtgaaaaatgagaagaaatatTCTTCCTGTAGGTACcgtggcaaaaaaaaaaaagaaaaaaagaaacaaattccGTCCGATTGTTTcgtttcgatcatttttccttttttttttttttttttctttttttttttcattgattagaAAACATATTTCTCCATTTTGAtcgaaaacataatatatgtgtatgtgtgtgtatacgtattatatatctatatgtgttTATAGATCTAAGATAgtctcgtttaaaaaaaaaaaaaaaaaaaaaaaaagaaaaaaactataaaaagaaagacagacgaTTAGATGAAAagtttcattatataatattgaaaaaagcaaatttatatatatatatatgtatgtatatataaacaaatggGTATGAATTCGTCCTAATTTTGTTCTAATCATTATTAGAAAAGGAGTTACAATCCgtgatgataagaaaaaaaaaacttacacgcacataaacacacacatacacatcaATCTATGTATAGATAATATGCAAATTTAAGTTTGATTCTAAtcagtgaaagaaaaaaaaaaaaaaaaaatgtttgaacaaaatgtttgatattatacaactaattaaaaagatgtaagtacataatcattttatttccgaTAAGTAAAgaggataattaaaaaagtattctATCGAACATGATTATCAAAAGAGATGATCGAGAAGATCTCCtcacaaattttatatatacatatatataatatataaataaataaataaataaatatatatatataatttgtggtaaaatgataaaaaaaaaaaaaaaaaaaaaaaaaaaaaaaaaaaaaaaagtg harbors:
- the LOC124954425 gene encoding uncharacterized protein DDB_G0287625-like isoform X1: MGQAWCKEKTSKAQDSKSPLDRVFVRCAHRIYPSLKEEGSVLGGATQRVTSSEIGYAGSPPRDVLTRGRSIDSVDRPFQPSDWVDVNLEVPSTPRANSVLTNLTIDTNLYPPTTTPTSIRSNNLKDVTPVPPPRRKKRNRGRPLPPKPDEIIEKTSGNLRHVDSNEEPLYSSVMSNSPRTLVDDYATMDDVVGGCREQSHDQVSTFRSQTNGTRDLRVNEYSKGVMPEGRRTKEIYEHKASISEVNGTGRIISSDVVSGKRLLSHNDRKTSKSFNQHKMPMTVDIHDDDNDDDDDDEDDDDGVNNDNINDEYEKFVNGRDTKDSSTPNRHEDIRKRTKEFIHNRYIDDSTTIDAKIMEVNVRPKNYSTVSLPNYDELDVGRHATKRTKEKGKEKGEGIRENEKIRSRRPVRSSTGSLPVESFLLPFSQKTSIRLEDYIQHHGSTENLSEYQVPDGKLPCSDTNAKTEFLKYDPSKLEDWDLGDIGNCELNHRQRPLERSGISDHDVVDFQPTRKNTNELEKPISFGKPIEFVHEDSKIDENLRERDRYPQEESKEIPKPDRPSMCRESSFCLNQSNLFYSDTIEVDVSGSNRKMENSEDIDLRSNSKRMMIFGRSLSNESEPNDPDEVSCETKELRRSDKSEIIDTISEDTLINYKDKLIEYDERDLKMMKTPPPSPENKIKSDNMSENEHLTLLKEVLKEEAATAAADGSNFSSMTPSLTELEVALSDMLEKEQNDQENVKNENIYMDKEDNDTDNGTLSSFKNEENETKLIKFEKINSKERLSVSLDDILKPKISSNSNNNNNNSNNNNNNNNNNNNNNNNRRKVSFCAWEEKDSSEKNETIVNRYDSTINERSNSSNMPSKSHEDSFEIKKSKDIPTPPRRRHRPSCPTGILKEEQRNFTNGAKMHTDTIEHDDRLI
- the LOC124954425 gene encoding histone-lysine N-methyltransferase, H3 lysine-79 specific-like isoform X2, with the protein product MGQAWCKEKTSKAQDSKSPLDRVFVRCAHRIYPSLKEEGSVLGGATQRVTSSEIGYAGSPPRDVLTRGRSIDSVDRPFQPSDWVDVNLEVPSTPRANSVLTNLTIDTNLYPPTTTPTSIRSNNLKDVTPVPPPRRKKRNRGRPLPPKPDEIIEKTSGNLRHVDSNEEPLYSSVMSNSPRTLVDDYATMDDVVGGCREQSHDQVSTFRSQTNGTRDLRVNEYSKGVMPEGRRTKEIYEHKVNGTGRIISSDVVSGKRLLSHNDRKTSKSFNQHKMPMTVDIHDDDNDDDDDDEDDDDGVNNDNINDEYEKFVNGRDTKDSSTPNRHEDIRKRTKEFIHNRYIDDSTTIDAKIMEVNVRPKNYSTVSLPNYDELDVGRHATKRTKEKGKEKGEGIRENEKIRSRRPVRSSTGSLPVESFLLPFSQKTSIRLEDYIQHHGSTENLSEYQVPDGKLPCSDTNAKTEFLKYDPSKLEDWDLGDIGNCELNHRQRPLERSGISDHDVVDFQPTRKNTNELEKPISFGKPIEFVHEDSKIDENLRERDRYPQEESKEIPKPDRPSMCRESSFCLNQSNLFYSDTIEVDVSGSNRKMENSEDIDLRSNSKRMMIFGRSLSNESEPNDPDEVSCETKELRRSDKSEIIDTISEDTLINYKDKLIEYDERDLKMMKTPPPSPENKIKSDNMSENEHLTLLKEVLKEEAATAAADGSNFSSMTPSLTELEVALSDMLEKEQNDQENVKNENIYMDKEDNDTDNGTLSSFKNEENETKLIKFEKINSKERLSVSLDDILKPKISSNSNNNNNNSNNNNNNNNNNNNNNNNRRKVSFCAWEEKDSSEKNETIVNRYDSTINERSNSSNMPSKSHEDSFEIKKSKDIPTPPRRRHRPSCPTGILKEEQRNFTNGAKMHTDTIEHDDRLI
- the LOC124954425 gene encoding uncharacterized protein MAL13P1.304-like isoform X4 — its product is MGQAWCKEKTSKAQDSKSPLDRVFVRCAHRIYPSLKEEGSVLGGATQRVTSSEIGYAGSPPRDVLTRGRSIDSVDRPFQPSDWVDVNLEVPSTPRANSVLTNLTIDTNLYPPTTTPTSIRSNNLKDVTPVPPPRRKKRNRGRPLPPKPDEIIEKTSGNLRHVDSNEEPLYSSVMSNSPRTLVDDYATMDDVVGGCREQSHDQVSTFRSQTNGTRDLRVNEYSKGVMPEGRRTKEIYEHKKTSIRLEDYIQHHGSTENLSEYQVPDGKLPCSDTNAKTEFLKYDPSKLEDWDLGDIGNCELNHRQRPLERSGISDHDVVDFQPTRKNTNELEKPISFGKPIEFVHEDSKIDENLRERDRYPQEESKEIPKPDRPSMCRESSFCLNQSNLFYSDTIEVDVSGSNRKMENSEDIDLRSNSKRMMIFGRSLSNESEPNDPDEVSCETKELRRSDKSEIIDTISEDTLINYKDKLIEYDERDLKMMKTPPPSPENKIKSDNMSENEHLTLLKEVLKEEAATAAADGSNFSSMTPSLTELEVALSDMLEKEQNDQENVKNENIYMDKEDNDTDNGTLSSFKNEENETKLIKFEKINSKERLSVSLDDILKPKISSNSNNNNNNSNNNNNNNNNNNNNNNNRRKVSFCAWEEKDSSEKNETIVNRYDSTINERSNSSNMPSKSHEDSFEIKKSKDIPTPPRRRHRPSCPTGILKEEQRNFTNGAKMHTDTIEHDDRLI
- the LOC124954425 gene encoding myb-like protein W isoform X3, encoding MGQAWCKEKTSKAQDSKSPLDRVFVRCAHRIYPSLKEEGSVLGGATQRVTSSEIGYAGSPPRDVLTRGRSIDSVDRPFQPSDWVDVNLEVPSTPRANSVLTNLTIDTNLYPPTTTPTSIRSNNLKDVTPVPPPRRKKRNRGRPLPPKPDEIIEKTSGNLRHVDSNEEPLYSSVMSNSPRTLVDDYATMDDVVGGCREQSHDQVSTFRSQTNGTRDLRVNEYSKGVMPEGRRTKEIYEHKASISEKTSIRLEDYIQHHGSTENLSEYQVPDGKLPCSDTNAKTEFLKYDPSKLEDWDLGDIGNCELNHRQRPLERSGISDHDVVDFQPTRKNTNELEKPISFGKPIEFVHEDSKIDENLRERDRYPQEESKEIPKPDRPSMCRESSFCLNQSNLFYSDTIEVDVSGSNRKMENSEDIDLRSNSKRMMIFGRSLSNESEPNDPDEVSCETKELRRSDKSEIIDTISEDTLINYKDKLIEYDERDLKMMKTPPPSPENKIKSDNMSENEHLTLLKEVLKEEAATAAADGSNFSSMTPSLTELEVALSDMLEKEQNDQENVKNENIYMDKEDNDTDNGTLSSFKNEENETKLIKFEKINSKERLSVSLDDILKPKISSNSNNNNNNSNNNNNNNNNNNNNNNNRRKVSFCAWEEKDSSEKNETIVNRYDSTINERSNSSNMPSKSHEDSFEIKKSKDIPTPPRRRHRPSCPTGILKEEQRNFTNGAKMHTDTIEHDDRLI